The Primulina tabacum isolate GXHZ01 chromosome 7, ASM2559414v2, whole genome shotgun sequence genome includes a window with the following:
- the LOC142551160 gene encoding uncharacterized protein LOC142551160 isoform X1: MADRSNNSNNLVLAATAVTKQPIWMKQAEEAKRKSEAEKTAAAKAAFEATFNKSQTQQPEAASAVPSSDDSDSDDDKSSDNTRPVGPVDPARCMAQGAGIAGGTACVGSTFSVVTKDGDGRNVTRGGASVVVRIAPGMGVGGSDQNGMVKDVGDGTYSVTYGVPKKGNYMVNVECNGRPIMGSPFPVFFSTGTSTGGLLGMAPAASFPNLVNQTMPNMPNYSGSVSGSFPGLLGMIPGVVSGASGGAILPGIGQSLGEICREYLSGRCAKTDCKSSHPPHNLLMTALAATTTMGTHSQVPMAPSAAAMAAAQAIVAAQALQAHAAQAQANSSNDSSGSADKEGKADSLKKTLQVSNLSPLLTGDQLKQLFGFGGTVVECTITDSKHFAYIEYSKPEEATAALALNNMEVGGRPLNVEMAKSLPPKPGLNSSMASSSLPLVMQQAVAMQQMQFQQALLMQQALTAQQAANRAATMKSATDLAAARAAEITKKMQADGLITEEKDSDKKSREPSATRTKSRSRSKSASPVNYRSRRRSRSFSPPTRRALGYRSRSSRRFRHYVNDEKERRYYRDSRDRTDRSRRRGSDRFRDSRSPVSRRNRSRSVSLRTRRSHREDSSSPKGCRISPKERTTKSSRYSRSPQHRRIRSQSSGDDESKSKQRRRSRSGSLEVKHQSSDKKDGRRAEKTKYWSRRRSRSASVDGRNHGRRSSPKVSDDSRSKRRGSLRSSSQEDKHRPTEKMEGVREEKSKHHDRMRSRSRSTKGKQHKGSKRSDDHKSKHRKHSPSVSEENNHKLSDTDPIEHEAEVVKNKNERSITHGNVSVDRLDESMYTEDDKVGSHVVLHNIFERVVGDDKRSDHQQSHIEEH, translated from the exons ATGGCCGATCGTAGCAACAATTCCAACAATCTTGTTTTGGCGGCAACGGCAGTCACCAAGCAGCCGATATGGATGAAGCAAGCTGAGGAAGCCAAGCGGAAAAGTGAAGCCGAGAAGACCGCCGCTGCCAAAGCTGCATTTGAAGCCACCTTCAACAAATCCCAGACCCAACAGCCTGAGGCAGCTTCCGCTGTTCCATCCTCTGACGATTCTGATTCCGATGACGATAAATCATCGGATAACACACGCCCTGTGGGCCCCGTGGACCCTGCGAGGTGTATGGCGCAGGGTGCGGGCATTGCGGGCGGGACGGCGTGTGTAGGGTCGACGTTTTCTGTCGTTACAAAAGACGGTGATGGTAGGAATGTGACACGGGGAGGGGCTAGCGTGGTGGTGAGGATTGCGCCGGGGATGGGCGTTGGGGGTTCGGACCAGAATGGGATGGTTAAGGATGTGGGTGATGGGACCTATAGTGTGACATATGGTGTGCCTAAGAAAGGAAATTATATGGTGAATGTTGAGTGCAATGGGAGGCCAATTATGGGAAGTCCGTTCCCTGTTTTCTTTAGCACTG GGACGTCCACTGGTGGGCTTCTTGGGATGGCTCCAGCCGCTTCATTTCCAAATTTAGTTAACCAGACCATGCCCAATATGCCAAATTATTCTGGTTCTGTATCTGGCTCATTTCCTGGGTTGCTTGGTATGATTCCAGGTGTTGTTTCTGGGGCCTCTGGTGGAGCAATTTTACCCGGAATTGGGCAATCTCTTGGCGAAATTTGTCGAGAATATCTTAGTGGGCGGTGTGCAAAAACTGATTGCAAGTCTAGTCACCCTCCTCACAATCTGCTGATGACTGCACTAGCTGCAACCACTACCATGGGAACTCACAGTCAAGTGCCAATGGCACCTTCTGCTGCTGCAATGGCTGCTGCTCAGGCAATTGTTGCTGCCCAGGCACTTCAAGCCCATGCTGCGCAGGCCCAGGCTAATTCCTCAAATGACTCCTCTG GATCAGCTGATAAAGAAGGAAAGGCTGATTCCCTTAAAAAGACTCTGCAAGTTAGCAATCTCAGCCCGCTTCTGACTGGGGATCAGTTAAAACAGCTCTTTGGCTTTGGTGGCACAGTTGTTGAATGCACTATCACTGATTCAAAACATTTCGCTTACATTGAATACTCAAAACCTGAAGAAGCTACAGCTGCTTTGGCATTGAATAATATGGAAGTTGGGGGTCGTCCTTTGAATGTTGAAATGGCCAAATCACTTCCGCCGAAGCCTGGTTTGAATTCTTCAATGGCTTCATCCTCTCTGCCTTTGGTGATGCAGCAAGCTGTTGCAATGCAACAAATGCAATTTCAACAGGCTCTCTTGATGCAGCAAGCACTTACAGCACAACAGGCAGCTAACAGAGCAGCAACCATGAAGTCTGCAACTGACTTAGCTGCTGCCAGAGCTGCAGAAATAACTAAGAAGATGCAGGCAGATGGGCTGATTACTGAAGAAAAGGATTCTGATAAAAAATCAAG GGAACCTTCTGCTACTCGAACCAAATCAAGATCAAGGTCCAAGTCAGCATCTCCTGTTAATTACCGGTCGAGGAGGAGGTCTCGCTCATTCTCGCCTCCAACTCGCCGAGCTCTTGGTTACAGATCCAGATCATCTAGGAGATTTCGCCATTACGTGAACGATGAAAAAGAACGAAGATATTACAGGGATAGTAGGGATCGCACTGATAGAAGTAGAAGAAGGGGCTCAGATAGGTTTCGTGATAGCCGTTCACCTGTTTCAAGGAGAAACAGGAGCAGAAGTGTGAGCCTTCGAACTAGGAGGTCTCATCGAGAAGATTCAAGTTCACCAAAGGGGTGCCGAATTAGTCCAAAAGAGAGAACAACAAAATCATCCCGTTATTCAAGATCTCCTCAGCATCGTAGGATCAGGTCTCAATCTTCAGGGGATGATGAAAGTAAATCAAAACAGAGAAGGCGTTCTAGGTCAGGGTCTCTTGAAGTAAAGCATCAATCTAGTGATAAAAAAGATGGCAGAAGAGCAGAAAAGACTAAATATTGGAGTCGAAGACGCTCCAGATCAGCCTCAGTAGATGGTCGAAATCATGGACGCAGATCTTCTCCGAAAGTTTCGGATGATAGCAGATCAAAACGCAGAGGGAGCTTGAGGTCCAGTTCCCAGGAAGATAAGCATCGACCAACTGAAAAAATGGAAGGGGTCAGAGAAGAGAAATCAAAACACCATGATAGAATGCGGTCCAGATCAAGATCTACTAAAGGAAAGCAACATAAAGGCAGTAAGCGTTCAGATGATCACAAATCCAAACATAGAAAGCACTCGCCATCTGTCTCAGAAGAAAACAATCATAAATTAAGTGATACTGATCCTATCGAACATGAAGCTGAAGTTGTTAAAAATAAGAATGAAAGATCAATCACACATGGTAATGTCTCTGTTGACAGGTTGGATGAATCCATGTATACTGAGGATGACAAAGTTGGAAGTCATGTAGTGTTGcataatatttttgaaagagTCGTGGGTGATGATAAAAGAAGTGATCATCAACAAAGTCACATTGAGGAACATTAG
- the LOC142551160 gene encoding uncharacterized protein LOC142551160 isoform X2, with translation MADRSNNSNNLVLAATAVTKQPIWMKQAEEAKRKSEAEKTAAAKAAFEATFNKSQTQQPEAASAVPSSDDSDSDDDKSSDNTRPVGPVDPARCMAQGAGIAGGTACVGSTFSVVTKDGDGRNVTRGGASVVVRIAPGMGVGGSDQNGMVKDVGDGTYSVTYGVPKKGNYMVNVECNGRPIMGSPFPVFFSTGTSTGGLLGMAPAASFPNLVNQTMPNMPNYSGSVSGSFPGLLGMIPGVVSGASGGAILPGIGQSLGEICREYLSGRCAKTDCKSSHPPHNLLMTALAATTTMGTHSQVPMAPSAAAMAAAQAIVAAQALQAHAAQAQANSSNDSSADKEGKADSLKKTLQVSNLSPLLTGDQLKQLFGFGGTVVECTITDSKHFAYIEYSKPEEATAALALNNMEVGGRPLNVEMAKSLPPKPGLNSSMASSSLPLVMQQAVAMQQMQFQQALLMQQALTAQQAANRAATMKSATDLAAARAAEITKKMQADGLITEEKDSDKKSREPSATRTKSRSRSKSASPVNYRSRRRSRSFSPPTRRALGYRSRSSRRFRHYVNDEKERRYYRDSRDRTDRSRRRGSDRFRDSRSPVSRRNRSRSVSLRTRRSHREDSSSPKGCRISPKERTTKSSRYSRSPQHRRIRSQSSGDDESKSKQRRRSRSGSLEVKHQSSDKKDGRRAEKTKYWSRRRSRSASVDGRNHGRRSSPKVSDDSRSKRRGSLRSSSQEDKHRPTEKMEGVREEKSKHHDRMRSRSRSTKGKQHKGSKRSDDHKSKHRKHSPSVSEENNHKLSDTDPIEHEAEVVKNKNERSITHGNVSVDRLDESMYTEDDKVGSHVVLHNIFERVVGDDKRSDHQQSHIEEH, from the exons ATGGCCGATCGTAGCAACAATTCCAACAATCTTGTTTTGGCGGCAACGGCAGTCACCAAGCAGCCGATATGGATGAAGCAAGCTGAGGAAGCCAAGCGGAAAAGTGAAGCCGAGAAGACCGCCGCTGCCAAAGCTGCATTTGAAGCCACCTTCAACAAATCCCAGACCCAACAGCCTGAGGCAGCTTCCGCTGTTCCATCCTCTGACGATTCTGATTCCGATGACGATAAATCATCGGATAACACACGCCCTGTGGGCCCCGTGGACCCTGCGAGGTGTATGGCGCAGGGTGCGGGCATTGCGGGCGGGACGGCGTGTGTAGGGTCGACGTTTTCTGTCGTTACAAAAGACGGTGATGGTAGGAATGTGACACGGGGAGGGGCTAGCGTGGTGGTGAGGATTGCGCCGGGGATGGGCGTTGGGGGTTCGGACCAGAATGGGATGGTTAAGGATGTGGGTGATGGGACCTATAGTGTGACATATGGTGTGCCTAAGAAAGGAAATTATATGGTGAATGTTGAGTGCAATGGGAGGCCAATTATGGGAAGTCCGTTCCCTGTTTTCTTTAGCACTG GGACGTCCACTGGTGGGCTTCTTGGGATGGCTCCAGCCGCTTCATTTCCAAATTTAGTTAACCAGACCATGCCCAATATGCCAAATTATTCTGGTTCTGTATCTGGCTCATTTCCTGGGTTGCTTGGTATGATTCCAGGTGTTGTTTCTGGGGCCTCTGGTGGAGCAATTTTACCCGGAATTGGGCAATCTCTTGGCGAAATTTGTCGAGAATATCTTAGTGGGCGGTGTGCAAAAACTGATTGCAAGTCTAGTCACCCTCCTCACAATCTGCTGATGACTGCACTAGCTGCAACCACTACCATGGGAACTCACAGTCAAGTGCCAATGGCACCTTCTGCTGCTGCAATGGCTGCTGCTCAGGCAATTGTTGCTGCCCAGGCACTTCAAGCCCATGCTGCGCAGGCCCAGGCTAATTCCTCAAATGACTCCTCTG CTGATAAAGAAGGAAAGGCTGATTCCCTTAAAAAGACTCTGCAAGTTAGCAATCTCAGCCCGCTTCTGACTGGGGATCAGTTAAAACAGCTCTTTGGCTTTGGTGGCACAGTTGTTGAATGCACTATCACTGATTCAAAACATTTCGCTTACATTGAATACTCAAAACCTGAAGAAGCTACAGCTGCTTTGGCATTGAATAATATGGAAGTTGGGGGTCGTCCTTTGAATGTTGAAATGGCCAAATCACTTCCGCCGAAGCCTGGTTTGAATTCTTCAATGGCTTCATCCTCTCTGCCTTTGGTGATGCAGCAAGCTGTTGCAATGCAACAAATGCAATTTCAACAGGCTCTCTTGATGCAGCAAGCACTTACAGCACAACAGGCAGCTAACAGAGCAGCAACCATGAAGTCTGCAACTGACTTAGCTGCTGCCAGAGCTGCAGAAATAACTAAGAAGATGCAGGCAGATGGGCTGATTACTGAAGAAAAGGATTCTGATAAAAAATCAAG GGAACCTTCTGCTACTCGAACCAAATCAAGATCAAGGTCCAAGTCAGCATCTCCTGTTAATTACCGGTCGAGGAGGAGGTCTCGCTCATTCTCGCCTCCAACTCGCCGAGCTCTTGGTTACAGATCCAGATCATCTAGGAGATTTCGCCATTACGTGAACGATGAAAAAGAACGAAGATATTACAGGGATAGTAGGGATCGCACTGATAGAAGTAGAAGAAGGGGCTCAGATAGGTTTCGTGATAGCCGTTCACCTGTTTCAAGGAGAAACAGGAGCAGAAGTGTGAGCCTTCGAACTAGGAGGTCTCATCGAGAAGATTCAAGTTCACCAAAGGGGTGCCGAATTAGTCCAAAAGAGAGAACAACAAAATCATCCCGTTATTCAAGATCTCCTCAGCATCGTAGGATCAGGTCTCAATCTTCAGGGGATGATGAAAGTAAATCAAAACAGAGAAGGCGTTCTAGGTCAGGGTCTCTTGAAGTAAAGCATCAATCTAGTGATAAAAAAGATGGCAGAAGAGCAGAAAAGACTAAATATTGGAGTCGAAGACGCTCCAGATCAGCCTCAGTAGATGGTCGAAATCATGGACGCAGATCTTCTCCGAAAGTTTCGGATGATAGCAGATCAAAACGCAGAGGGAGCTTGAGGTCCAGTTCCCAGGAAGATAAGCATCGACCAACTGAAAAAATGGAAGGGGTCAGAGAAGAGAAATCAAAACACCATGATAGAATGCGGTCCAGATCAAGATCTACTAAAGGAAAGCAACATAAAGGCAGTAAGCGTTCAGATGATCACAAATCCAAACATAGAAAGCACTCGCCATCTGTCTCAGAAGAAAACAATCATAAATTAAGTGATACTGATCCTATCGAACATGAAGCTGAAGTTGTTAAAAATAAGAATGAAAGATCAATCACACATGGTAATGTCTCTGTTGACAGGTTGGATGAATCCATGTATACTGAGGATGACAAAGTTGGAAGTCATGTAGTGTTGcataatatttttgaaagagTCGTGGGTGATGATAAAAGAAGTGATCATCAACAAAGTCACATTGAGGAACATTAG
- the LOC142551160 gene encoding uncharacterized protein LOC142551160 isoform X3: MADRSNNSNNLVLAATAVTKQPIWMKQAEEAKRKSEAEKTAAAKAAFEATFNKSQTQQPEAASAVPSSDDSDSDDDKSSDNTRPVGPVDPARCMAQGAGIAGGTACVGSTFSVVTKDGDGRNVTRGGASVVVRIAPGMGVGGSDQNGMVKDVGDGTYSVTYGVPKKGNYMVNVECNGRPIMGSPFPVFFSTGTSTGGLLGMAPAASFPNLVNQTMPNMPNYSGSVSGSFPGLLGMIPGVVSGASGGAILPGIGQSLGEICREYLSGRCAKTDCKSSHPPHNLLMTALAATTTMGTHSQVPMAPSAAAMAAAQAIVAAQALQAHAAQAQANSSNDSSGSADKEGKADSLKKTLQVSNLSPLLTGDQLKQLFGFGGTVVECTITDSKHFAYIEYSKPEEATAALALNNMEVGGRPLNVEMAKSLPPKPGLNSSMASSSLPLVMQQAVAMQQMQFQQALLMQQALTAQQAANRAATMKSATDLAAARAAEITKKMQADGLITEEKDSDKKSREPSATRTKSRSRSKSASPVNYRSRRRSRSFSPPTRRALGYRSRSSRRFRHYVNDEKERRYYRDSRDRTDRSRRRGSDRFRDSRSPVSRRNRSRSVSLRTRRSHREDSSSPKGCRISPKERTTKSSRYSRSPQHRRIRSQSSGDDESKSKQRRRSRSGSLEVKHQSSDKKDGRRAEKTKYWSRRRSRSASVDGRNHGRRSSPKVSDDSRSKRRGSLRSSSQEDKHRPTEKMEGVREEKSKHHDRMRSRSRSTKGKQHKGSWMNPCILRMTKLEVM; this comes from the exons ATGGCCGATCGTAGCAACAATTCCAACAATCTTGTTTTGGCGGCAACGGCAGTCACCAAGCAGCCGATATGGATGAAGCAAGCTGAGGAAGCCAAGCGGAAAAGTGAAGCCGAGAAGACCGCCGCTGCCAAAGCTGCATTTGAAGCCACCTTCAACAAATCCCAGACCCAACAGCCTGAGGCAGCTTCCGCTGTTCCATCCTCTGACGATTCTGATTCCGATGACGATAAATCATCGGATAACACACGCCCTGTGGGCCCCGTGGACCCTGCGAGGTGTATGGCGCAGGGTGCGGGCATTGCGGGCGGGACGGCGTGTGTAGGGTCGACGTTTTCTGTCGTTACAAAAGACGGTGATGGTAGGAATGTGACACGGGGAGGGGCTAGCGTGGTGGTGAGGATTGCGCCGGGGATGGGCGTTGGGGGTTCGGACCAGAATGGGATGGTTAAGGATGTGGGTGATGGGACCTATAGTGTGACATATGGTGTGCCTAAGAAAGGAAATTATATGGTGAATGTTGAGTGCAATGGGAGGCCAATTATGGGAAGTCCGTTCCCTGTTTTCTTTAGCACTG GGACGTCCACTGGTGGGCTTCTTGGGATGGCTCCAGCCGCTTCATTTCCAAATTTAGTTAACCAGACCATGCCCAATATGCCAAATTATTCTGGTTCTGTATCTGGCTCATTTCCTGGGTTGCTTGGTATGATTCCAGGTGTTGTTTCTGGGGCCTCTGGTGGAGCAATTTTACCCGGAATTGGGCAATCTCTTGGCGAAATTTGTCGAGAATATCTTAGTGGGCGGTGTGCAAAAACTGATTGCAAGTCTAGTCACCCTCCTCACAATCTGCTGATGACTGCACTAGCTGCAACCACTACCATGGGAACTCACAGTCAAGTGCCAATGGCACCTTCTGCTGCTGCAATGGCTGCTGCTCAGGCAATTGTTGCTGCCCAGGCACTTCAAGCCCATGCTGCGCAGGCCCAGGCTAATTCCTCAAATGACTCCTCTG GATCAGCTGATAAAGAAGGAAAGGCTGATTCCCTTAAAAAGACTCTGCAAGTTAGCAATCTCAGCCCGCTTCTGACTGGGGATCAGTTAAAACAGCTCTTTGGCTTTGGTGGCACAGTTGTTGAATGCACTATCACTGATTCAAAACATTTCGCTTACATTGAATACTCAAAACCTGAAGAAGCTACAGCTGCTTTGGCATTGAATAATATGGAAGTTGGGGGTCGTCCTTTGAATGTTGAAATGGCCAAATCACTTCCGCCGAAGCCTGGTTTGAATTCTTCAATGGCTTCATCCTCTCTGCCTTTGGTGATGCAGCAAGCTGTTGCAATGCAACAAATGCAATTTCAACAGGCTCTCTTGATGCAGCAAGCACTTACAGCACAACAGGCAGCTAACAGAGCAGCAACCATGAAGTCTGCAACTGACTTAGCTGCTGCCAGAGCTGCAGAAATAACTAAGAAGATGCAGGCAGATGGGCTGATTACTGAAGAAAAGGATTCTGATAAAAAATCAAG GGAACCTTCTGCTACTCGAACCAAATCAAGATCAAGGTCCAAGTCAGCATCTCCTGTTAATTACCGGTCGAGGAGGAGGTCTCGCTCATTCTCGCCTCCAACTCGCCGAGCTCTTGGTTACAGATCCAGATCATCTAGGAGATTTCGCCATTACGTGAACGATGAAAAAGAACGAAGATATTACAGGGATAGTAGGGATCGCACTGATAGAAGTAGAAGAAGGGGCTCAGATAGGTTTCGTGATAGCCGTTCACCTGTTTCAAGGAGAAACAGGAGCAGAAGTGTGAGCCTTCGAACTAGGAGGTCTCATCGAGAAGATTCAAGTTCACCAAAGGGGTGCCGAATTAGTCCAAAAGAGAGAACAACAAAATCATCCCGTTATTCAAGATCTCCTCAGCATCGTAGGATCAGGTCTCAATCTTCAGGGGATGATGAAAGTAAATCAAAACAGAGAAGGCGTTCTAGGTCAGGGTCTCTTGAAGTAAAGCATCAATCTAGTGATAAAAAAGATGGCAGAAGAGCAGAAAAGACTAAATATTGGAGTCGAAGACGCTCCAGATCAGCCTCAGTAGATGGTCGAAATCATGGACGCAGATCTTCTCCGAAAGTTTCGGATGATAGCAGATCAAAACGCAGAGGGAGCTTGAGGTCCAGTTCCCAGGAAGATAAGCATCGACCAACTGAAAAAATGGAAGGGGTCAGAGAAGAGAAATCAAAACACCATGATAGAATGCGGTCCAGATCAAGATCTACTAAAGGAAAGCAACATAAAGGCA GTTGGATGAATCCATGTATACTGAGGATGACAAAGTTGGAAGTCATGTAG